In Planctomycetota bacterium, the sequence CCAGTGGCGACTACCACCCGCACGGCGACACCGTCATCTACCCGACGCTCGTCCGCATGGGCCAGGGCTGGTCGATGCGGCATCCGCTGGTCGATCCGCAGGGCAACTTCGGCTCCACCGACGGCGACCCGCCCGCGGCCATGCGATACACGGAAGCCCGCATGACCGCCGTCGCTGCGGAGATGCTGGCCGATATCAACCTCGACACCGTCGACTTCCAGCCCAACTACGACGAGCGTCCCGGCAAGGACGAGCCCACCGTCCTGCCGGGCAAGTTCCCGAACCTGCTCGTCAACGGCTCGACCGGCATCGCCGTCGGCATGGCGTGCAACCTCCTGCCGCACAATTTGGGCGAGGTCTGCGACGCCATCGTCCAGGTCATCGATCGCCCCGAGACCACCACGGCCGAGCTCCTCAAGATCGTGCCCGGCCCGGACTTCCCCACCGGCGGCATCGTCATGGGGACCGACGGCATCGTCGAGGGGTACACGACCGGTCGCGGCAAGCTCACGCTCCGCAGCCGGCACCACGTCGAGGAACACAAGGGCCGGCACAGCGTGGTCATCGACGACCTGCCGTACGGCGTGATCCGCAAGTCGATCGTCACCGCCGTCGCCGAAGCCGCCAAGGCCGGTCGGATGGAGGACATCTCGGCCGTCAACGACGAGTCGGGCCGCAAGCACGACTGCCGGATCGTCATCGACCTCAAGAAGGGCGCCGAGCCGGATGTCGTGGTCAACCAGCTCTTCCAGTACACGCCAGCGCAGGTGACGGTCTCGATGATCAACATCGCCATCGTCGGCAGGCGGCCGCGGACGCTCGGGCTTCGCCAGCTCATCGACGAGTTCGTCGACCACCGCGTCGAGGTCGTCACGCGTCGCACGCGGCACCTGCTCAAGAAGGCGCTCCAGAAGGCTCACCTGCTCGAAGGCGAGATCTACGCCGTCTGCGACATCGACGAGGTCGTGAAGCTCATCCGCAGCAGCACGACGCGCGAAGAGGCCATCGAGAAGCTGCGTGCCCGCCGGTTCCAGATTCCGGCCGACCATCCGTACGCGCCGCAGATTCCGCAGACGCTCATCGATCGTGCGAACGAAGACGGCGGGGCTCGCCTCAGCCGCGTCCAGGCCGAGGCCATTGGTCGACTCCAGCTCATCCAGCTCGTCGGCCTGGAGATCGAGAAGCTGACCCGCGAGTACCGCGAGGTCGTCGAGGAGATCGAGGACTACCAGCGCATCCTCGCAGACGACCGGGCCGTGCTCGACATCATCCGCGAGGACACGATCGAGCTGAAGGAGAAGTACGGCAACGCCCGCCGCACCTACATCGACCCGACCGCCTACTCGGCCGCGTCGAAGGAAGCGCTCATCACGCCCGAAGACGTCGTCGTCACCCTCAGCCACGCCGGCTACGTCAAGCGCCTGCCGCTGGATACCTACCGCGCCCAGGGCCGCGGCGGCCGGGGCATCAAGGGCACGACCAACCGCGACGACGACTTCATCGAGCACCTGTTCGTCGGCAACACGCACGACCACCTGCTCTTTTTCACCAACACCGGCCGCGTCTATTCGCAACGCGTCTTCGACATTCCCGAAGGCACGCGAACCAGCGGTGGGCGATCGGTCGCGCAGCTGCTCGACTTCCAGGAAGGCGAGAAGGTCGCTCAGGTCCTCGCGCTCGAAGACCTCGAAAAGGCCGAGAGCTTCCTCGTCTTCGCGACCAAGCAGGGCACCGTCAAGAAGACGGCCTTGTCGGCCTTTGCGAACATCCGCACCAACGGCATCATCGCCATCGGCCTGTCCGACGGCGACGAACTGATCGGCGTCGAACTCACGGGCGACGGCGACACCGTCATGCTCGCCACCCGCAACGGCCAGGCCATCCGCTTCGACGAAGACAAGGTCCGCGCCATGGGCCGACCGGCGGGCGGCGTGACGGGCATCAAGTTCAAGCACTCGGGCGACGAGGTCGTCAGCCTGCTCATCCTCGCCGCCAGCGACTTGGAGCAGTGCCAGGTCCTTACCGCCACGCAGCGCGGCTTCGGCAAGCGGACGCCCCAGGCCGACTACCCGATCAAGGGCCGGGCAGGGCAGGGCGTGATCAACATCGACACCGGGCCGCGCAACGGCACGGTCGTCGGCATGCTGGCCGTC encodes:
- the gyrA gene encoding DNA gyrase subunit A, with amino-acid sequence SGDYHPHGDTVIYPTLVRMGQGWSMRHPLVDPQGNFGSTDGDPPAAMRYTEARMTAVAAEMLADINLDTVDFQPNYDERPGKDEPTVLPGKFPNLLVNGSTGIAVGMACNLLPHNLGEVCDAIVQVIDRPETTTAELLKIVPGPDFPTGGIVMGTDGIVEGYTTGRGKLTLRSRHHVEEHKGRHSVVIDDLPYGVIRKSIVTAVAEAAKAGRMEDISAVNDESGRKHDCRIVIDLKKGAEPDVVVNQLFQYTPAQVTVSMINIAIVGRRPRTLGLRQLIDEFVDHRVEVVTRRTRHLLKKALQKAHLLEGEIYAVCDIDEVVKLIRSSTTREEAIEKLRARRFQIPADHPYAPQIPQTLIDRANEDGGARLSRVQAEAIGRLQLIQLVGLEIEKLTREYREVVEEIEDYQRILADDRAVLDIIREDTIELKEKYGNARRTYIDPTAYSAASKEALITPEDVVVTLSHAGYVKRLPLDTYRAQGRGGRGIKGTTNRDDDFIEHLFVGNTHDHLLFFTNTGRVYSQRVFDIPEGTRTSGGRSVAQLLDFQEGEKVAQVLALEDLEKAESFLVFATKQGTVKKTALSAFANIRTNGIIAIGLSDGDELIGVELTGDGDTVMLATRNGQAIRFDEDKVRAMGRPAGGVTGIKFKHSGDEVVSLLILAASDLEQCQVLTATQRGFGKRTPQADYPIKGRAGQGVINIDTGPRNGTVVGMLAVSEDDDIVLVTEKGIVNRQRVGEIRQTGRNAAGVRLVRLDTGDKLVAMAKVPSVNGDDAPESAETPPADEASAADDAPATDDTPSS